The genomic DNA GCGCAACACCTGCGCTTCGCGCAGGTGTTGAGAAGTGATGGCGCAACGCTTCGCGTTGCACTGGACTCGGCTTCGCCGAGTTGTGTTGTCTCCGCTTCGCTTCAACAACACGGGTAGGGCGCTGCGCTGCCCTACCTGGTCTCTCCGGCTTCGCCTTCGAGTCCTGGCCCGCTTCGCGGGCTGCTGGCTGGCAGCGGGGTGGGTTGTGATGGCGCATCAGGGTAGGTCTGTCTGCAGTGCGTTGTGGTGGGCTTCTTACCCTGCGCCATGTGGCTGCTTCCTTGTGGCAGGACTTTGGGTGAATCCGGATCTCGGGCTCGTGCCTCTCCACGGCCGGTGGCCGCTATGGCCGTGGAGTCGGGGTGCCGGCCGGGGAGCTGGATGGAGCAGCGGGGGTTCGCTTCCAGGGGCGTGTGTACGGAGTCCGGCACGTGGCGCAGTGGGCGAGGTAGAGGGCGGAGGTGGGGCTGTGCTCTTGGGCGGGTGTGACGGTGTATTCGCGTTGCTCGATGAGGGTGGTGAGGCGGGGCCAGGGGGTGGGGCAGAGGCAGGTGTCCTGGTCTTGGGTCAACGGGCCCCCTTCGTTGGTGATTTGGTGGTGCGTCGGCTCGGTTTGCGGCCGATGGTCTGTTCCACCTGCTCGATCTCGTCGTCTCCGTAGGCGGTGCGGATGCCGGAGATGGTCATGCCGCTGGCCTCGGCCAGGGACTCCAGGTGGTAGGGGCGGGTGCCGTGGAATCGCCGGCCGTAGGCGAGGAGTCGGCGGATCTCGGCGTCTGCCGCGGCTTTGCGGGCCCGGGCGTCCTGGAGGGCCAGGAGCAGCGGGTCTGTGTCGAGGCCGTCGCATGCGGCTTGGAGGTTCTCCTGTTCCTCGGCGCGTAGGCGTTCGGCTTTCTCGTAGGCCTCGAAGTAGAGGTCGGCCGGGGTGACCGATCCGGGTGCGGGAAGAGGGAAGCGGATCGCTGCAATGTCGCTGATCAAATCCATATTGCGATCGTCGCAAAGAATTACGTTCATCGCAATAATGCTCATGGGAAACTTTCGTTGTCGAAATCCCGTTCCGTGAACTAGAGTTGACGCATGGTTGACATGTGGAGCCTCGACAGCGAGGCACTTGAGGAGAGGGTCGCCTTCGCGGCCGAGGTTCGTAACCTGATCTGGTCGGAGACCAGGAAGCGCATGGGCCTCAACGGGCAGCAGGGTCCGGCCACTCCGAACGCCATCTCCCCCACGTCGGCGGCCGCCAAGCAGCTGCACCTGGTGTACCTGGAGGTCGCCACGGAGGTCGGCGATATCGCGCAGCGCCTGGCGTCCGAGGCCGCCGCACGGGCCGGCCGTGCCGGGGCCAACTACGCGGAACTGGGCGAGTATGCGGGCGGGATTTCCCGGCAGGCCGCACGCAAGCGGTGGCCGGACGCCGTCGGCACCTACTGGACCCTCTACCTCCTCACCGGCAAGAGCCACCCGCACGGCATGTCCGTCAGCGTGTTCCGCAGCAGCGGCAAAGCGATCGATGCCGGCCGAACTGCCGTGGACGACGGAGCCCTCACCGACGACGGCGCCATCGCCGCCACGGTCGTCAACTCCTCCCGTCACGCCATGTGGGCCTGCTCCTTCAACAACGGCACCTGGGCGCCGGAGGAAATCACCCTGCCCAAGGAGCTGCAGACCGTTCCCCCCACCGGCCAGGCCGGGCACACCGACTGGCTGCACCAGTGGGAGCAGCACATCACCAGGCTCTGAACGCCCACGTGACGGGCTGCCGGGCGGTGCAGGCAGCCGCAGAGCACGCGCGGTCACGCGGCGACGACGGATGCCGGGCGCGAGGCAGCCTGAGCCACGCCCGCCCGGGAGTCCTTCGCACAAGATCTACGACAGCTGCGGTGGCTGGGCTCGGACCCTACGGTGACACGAAGCGGTAGGTCAGCCGTGGCGCGGGCGTAGTGCGTGACCGGTGCCGCAGCCGCCGCGTTTCGGCCGCCGCGGTGGGCCCGGCGCAACTGACGCGGGCCGTCAGGGCGTCCATGACCGTGGCGGGTTCAACACGGCCGAGACCATGTGATGGGCATCGGCCGGACGACGTGGAGCGAAGGAGGCGTGCCTGACGTGTCGTGGAGATGGGTGATCACGGGTGCGGTCGCGGTGGTGGGGGCCACGCTTTGTGCGGTGCGAGTGAAGAGAGTGCTGGGCAACCCCTTCGCACAGGCGGAGAAGGAACTGGACAAGCGCGATCGGGCGCTGCGCGAGGAGCACCCCGATACCGTGGCGCTCCGGCACCGGGCCCACTACCTGAGCGAAATCGGGGACCTGGCCGGCGCCGTGGAAATCTCCGAGCAGCTGCTCGCCGACCGGGTGCGCGTGCTGGGCGAAGACCACCCTCAGGTCCTCACCACTCGGCTCAACCTGGCCAACCTGCGCGGCAGGGCGGGGGACGCGGCCGGTGCCGCCGAGGCGTTCGAACGGCTGGTGCTCGACATGGAGCGGGTGCACGGAGCCGACTTCATCTACACCGTCGTGTCCCAGCGCGCCGCCGTCCGCTGGCGGAAGGAAGCGGACAGCGACAGCCAGGGCACCACGGGCGCGCGCGTCACCGCGCCGCCACAGCCTCGTGGTCGAGGTGCTGACCGGTCCGGCCGACACGGGACGCTGATGTGAACGGCACCCACACGTGCTCCACGACCGGCCTAGCCGCCGACGTCCGACGCCACGCCGCCGCCCTGCCCAAGAGCGACGGCCACGGCGCCCTCGCCGAAGTCGTCCTCCGCGAAGCCGAAGCCCGCCTCTCCGCCCCGCCGAAAGCGGCGGGGCTGCCTGTCTTGCCCTCGGCTTTGATGAGGGCTTGGCACGTCTTGGTGGTGCTCGACGTGAGAATGACATGGCCCTTCGTCACTCATGCCAGCAACGAGTGAGCACCACCCGTCAACGACAAGGTCACCGCGCCTGCGCCCCTGACGCTCAGACGACGAGGTCCACCTGACACTTCCCCGCAGACCATCACACTCCCTGGGGCGTGGACGAACGTGCGCTGCTGTGCCTGCGAGGCACGGCCGGGGCAGTCCAGGTACGCGGGTCGCGGGCGATGTACACCGAGACCCTCAAGACTCGCATGGCTTTGTTCACGAGTTGCGTCGTCAGTTGTTCACGGGTTTGGGAGGCCCCCAGATCCACGGTCGGGTGATGTTCACGAGTTTTGACGGCAGTGGAGTCCTTGCCACGGGAGCATCGGGGTGTTCCTGGTGAAAGGCCCTGGTCATGCCGCAGATGTCGAAGGTCGAGCTGTATGCCGCGATTCGGCGCGACCACCGCGGCGGCATGACGATGCGGGAGATCGAGCGCAAGTACAACGTGTCGTGGCGGACGGTCCGCAGGGCCGTGGACTCGGTCTGGCCGGAGCCTCGGAAGAAGCTGCCACCGCGCCCGACCGCGCTGGATCCGTACAAGGCGGTGATCGACGGGATCCTGCGGGCGGACCTGGATGCGCCGCGCAAGCAGCGGCACACGGTCACGCGCCTCTTCCACCGCCTGGTTGAAGAGCACGGCGCCGATGTGTCCTACCAGATGGTCCGGCGCTACGTCGCGGACCGGAAGCCTCGGATCCTGGTGGAGTCGGGCAAGGCCCCGCTGGAAGCGTTCGTGCCCCAGACCCACCAGCCGGGCATGGAGGCCGAGGTCGGCTTCGGCGACGTGAGCGTGCGCCTCGCCGGCGAACTGGTCACCTGCTACCTGTTCTCCTTCCGCCTGTCGTACTCGGGCAAGGCCGTCCACCGCGTCTTCGCCTCCTGCGGCCAGGAAGCCTTCTTCGAAGGGCACGCGCACGCCCTGCGGACGCTGGGCGGTGTCCCACGGAGCAAGGTCCGCTACGACAACCTGAAGGCCGCCGTCGCCCGCGTGCTGGGGCTGAGCCGGGCGAGGGTGGAGACCGACCGGTGGATCGCCTTCAAGTCGCACTTCGGGATCGAGAGCTTCTACTGCCGGCCCGGCATCGACGGCGCCCACGAAAAGGGCGGGGTCGAGGGGCAGATCGGCTATTTCCGTCGCAACCACTTCACCCCGGTTCCCGAGGTCGCCTCGTTGTCGGAGCTGAACGAACTGGTCGAGCAGTGGGACCAGCACGACGGCCGGCGCCGGATCGGATCCCGGCCGCGAACGATCGACGAGTACTTCGAGGTCGAGCGGCCGCTGCTGATGCCGCTGCCCGAGGAGCCGTTCGAGACCGGACGGGTGTTCACGCCTCGCGTCGACCGCTATAGCCAGATCGCGGTCCGCACCAACCGCTACTCGGTGCCGGTGAGGCTGATCGGCAAGCGGGTCAGGGTGATGCTGCACGCCTCTCACCTGGTGGTTTACGACAAGAATGTGGAAGTGGCCCGCCACGAGCGGCTGATCGCCAAGGGCAGCTGCCGCCTGGAACTGGACCACTACCTCGAAGCCCTGATCCGCAAGCCAGGCGCCTTCCCCGGCGCGACCGCACTCGAGCAGGCCCGCTCCGCCGGCAAGTTCACCCCTGTCCATGACGCCTGGTGGGCCGCAGCGGTCAAAGCACACGGCGACACCGAGGGCACCCGGGCCTTGATCGAGGTGCTCCTGATGGCCCGGCACATCCCGCACGAGCACCTGGTCGCCGGTCTGGCGACCGCGTTGCGGGCCGGGGCCCTGACCGCGGACGCGGTCGCCCTGGAGGCCCGCAAAGCCGCCCAGACCGAGGACGAACCCGCTCCAGCCACCTCGTCTGCGCTGGCCACCGGGCAGCCGCCGGCGACCGTGACGTTCCTGCACGAGTGGAAGCTGAACCACCTGCCGCCGGACACCAGGCCACTGCCCTCGGTGACGCCCTACGACCAGTTGCTCCGACGTCGCGCCAGCGGCGGTGACCACCGAGAGGGAGAAGCACAGTGACCCTGCCCCGCCAGCGAGGACTGACCGAGCAAGCCGCCACCACCGCCATCGACACCGCCTGCCGCTTGCTGCGGCTGCCGTCAATTCGCAACGAGTTCGCGGACATCGCCGACCGGGCCGCCAAGGACCAGATGACCTACCGCGGCTTCCTCGCCGAGCTGCTGATGGCGGAGTGCGACGACCGGGCCCGCCGACGCTCGGAACGGCGGATCAAGGCGGCCGGGTTCCCGAGGGAGAAGTCACTGCGGACCTTCGACTTCGACGCCAACCCCAACATCGACGCGGCCACCATCAACACACTCGCCAGCTGCGAGTGGATCAAGAAGAGCCAGCCGCTCTGCCTGATCGGCGACTCCGGCACCGGCAAGTCCCACATGCTTATCGCTTTGGGGACCGAGGCCGCCATGAAGGGCTACCGCGTCCGCTACACGCTCGCTACCAAACTGGTGAACGAGCTGGTCGAAGCCGCCGACGAGAAGCAGCTGAACAAGACCATCGCCCGCTACGGTCGCGTCGACCTTTTGTGCATCGACGAGCTCGGATACATGGAACTGGACCGGCACGGCGCCGAGCTGCTGTTCCAGGTTCTGACCGAGCGAGAGGAGAAGAACAGCGTCGCCATCGCCTCAAACGAGTCGTTCGGAGGCTGGACGAAGACCTTCACCGACCCCCGTCTCTGCGCCGCCATCGTCGACCGGCTCACCTTCAACGGCACCATCATCGAGACCGGAACCGACTCCTACCGCCTGGCCAGCACCCGAGCCCGTGCCGAACACGCAGAAGCGGGCTGATCAACCACTCCACCGCCTGGCCGGCAACCGCTGAAGGCCGGCCAGGCCGACATCACCCGAGCGGGACAGGCCCTACAACCCGGGGACCAGCGTCCAGATGGGCTGCGATGCGCGTAATCGTCCGTGCGTTGTCCTCAAACAGATGTGCCTGCATGCCCGCTGCCTGAGCAGCCTCAGCATTGACTGCGAGATCGTCGATGAACAGACAGCTCTCCGGCCGCACCTCCAGGCTGGCGCATACGACCTCGAAGGCACGCGGGTCCGGCTTCTCAACGCCGATCTCATGCGAGTACACGATTTGCTCGACCAGTTCGTCGAAGTGATACAGCGCCGTCTCCCGTTCCCGGGCGCCGACGAAGCTGTTGCTCAGAATGCCCAGCCTGCAGCTTCCTCGCAGCCCACGCACATAAGCGATGAGCTCCTCGTTAGGCGTTCCCAAGTACTCCGCCCAGAGATCAGCCATGAAGGCTTCAACCTGGGGCGCGTCGAGCCCCAAGCGTGCTGCCACCTGCTCGTGGACCTCTCGTTCACTGATACTCCCGATGCTCCCGGCTTGCCACACGTCATGCATCCGCTCATGCACAGTGCCGAGCGGCAACTCCAGCCGCTCTTCCCACCGCTGCACGCACCCCGTTTCCGGCGTGATCTCCAGCACGCCACCGATATCGAGAATGACGCAGGTCGCCGTCACTCGAACTCCCCCTCTTCGTCCTGCCCGGCTGGCGAGCGCACACCGCTCGCTCATTTGATCTACGGAGACACTGTCGCCCTTCCCTCTGAGGCAAGGTCAAGCGATCTTGAAACCTTGTGGCAGCCCTGTTGCGAGCCACCGACACGACTCCGCTACATCGGCCTTCAAAACTCGTGACGAACCGCGGAGTCCTCGGCCGGGCGACGACGTCAGAACTCGTCAACAAACGCTGTCGCAAGAAGTGATCGAAGCCACCCGCACGAGAACCGCGTTGCTGCGCGGCGCTCAGCAGCACCAGCAAGCGGGGCGCAGCGACGAGGCGACCGTGTGGAGCGCGGCAGCACGCGGGCTTCTGCTCGCCGGGCGTCGGGCGAAGGGCCCGAGCGTCCGCACCGTCTCGGGCGGCCTGCCCACCCTGGGGCAGGGGCGATAGGCGCGGTCGGGGCCGGGTGGCTGGTGTGTTGTGCCGTATGCGGCGTCTCGGGCCGCTAGGGTACTGGCGCGGCCGGCTGCGCACGCCGCGAACCTGATGCCTGGTGCCCCACGCCGGGCGTGCCTTCAGGTGAAGGGCACCCGGGCCGTTGCCCGAGGGGTGGTCCCGCAGGAAGACCATCACACCTGTACGCCGTCGACTCTGCGGGGCAGTGGGGGCCCTGGAGCGGAGTTCGATCATGACGAAGGCCGGAGCGAGCGGAGCGAAGGCACGCGCCCGGAAGGTTCAGCAGACCACCGGGGCGAAGTACATCCGGCTCCGTGGGCGCGCGCCGGTCCAACAGCGGGGCCGGACCGTGCAGTTCCTCATGGAGGACGGGCACGCCGTCGGGTCGCTGCCGCTGCAGATCGCCGCAGTGTGGGCTCGAGGCGGGCTGCGCGTCCTGATGCTGCACGAATACGAGCACGCGCCCATGAACTTGGCGCTGTATTCGCGTCGGGTGAAGGAGCGCAGGGCTGCCGAGCAGCGGAAGCGTGAGTGGCCTGGGCACCGCAGCACCGTGCTGTGGCAGGCCGGGCCGGTCGGTGCGGGTGGTCTGCTGGCTAGCCAGCACACTCCCTGGACCACGCCGCCACCCGACCCGCGCCGGCTGACCTACGACGACACTCCTCTGCGGGAGGCGGTGGCCCTGGGCCAGGACCACTTCGACGTCGTAGTCATCATGGGCAGGAGCTCCTGGCCTCGCACCGAGCACGTCGAGCACTTCGTCCTGGTGGCCGACACCGGCGGCATCCCACTGACCGAGCGCGTGGCGCACGGCCACGGACCCAAACGGAAGGTCACCGAGCAGCCTCTGGACCCCCGCCAGAGCTCAGCGCTCCTGCGCGACCGGCACCTGCGGTTCCTCCATGACAGGCTGCCTCCCTTCCTCGGCATGG from Streptomyces sp. NBC_01707 includes the following:
- the istB gene encoding IS21-like element helper ATPase IstB is translated as MTLPRQRGLTEQAATTAIDTACRLLRLPSIRNEFADIADRAAKDQMTYRGFLAELLMAECDDRARRRSERRIKAAGFPREKSLRTFDFDANPNIDAATINTLASCEWIKKSQPLCLIGDSGTGKSHMLIALGTEAAMKGYRVRYTLATKLVNELVEAADEKQLNKTIARYGRVDLLCIDELGYMELDRHGAELLFQVLTEREEKNSVAIASNESFGGWTKTFTDPRLCAAIVDRLTFNGTIIETGTDSYRLASTRARAEHAEAG
- a CDS encoding tetratricopeptide repeat protein codes for the protein MRVKRVLGNPFAQAEKELDKRDRALREEHPDTVALRHRAHYLSEIGDLAGAVEISEQLLADRVRVLGEDHPQVLTTRLNLANLRGRAGDAAGAAEAFERLVLDMERVHGADFIYTVVSQRAAVRWRKEADSDSQGTTGARVTAPPQPRGRGADRSGRHGTLM
- a CDS encoding HAD-IA family hydrolase, which codes for MTATCVILDIGGVLEITPETGCVQRWEERLELPLGTVHERMHDVWQAGSIGSISEREVHEQVAARLGLDAPQVEAFMADLWAEYLGTPNEELIAYVRGLRGSCRLGILSNSFVGARERETALYHFDELVEQIVYSHEIGVEKPDPRAFEVVCASLEVRPESCLFIDDLAVNAEAAQAAGMQAHLFEDNARTITRIAAHLDAGPRVVGPVPLG
- the istA gene encoding IS21 family transposase, translated to MSKVELYAAIRRDHRGGMTMREIERKYNVSWRTVRRAVDSVWPEPRKKLPPRPTALDPYKAVIDGILRADLDAPRKQRHTVTRLFHRLVEEHGADVSYQMVRRYVADRKPRILVESGKAPLEAFVPQTHQPGMEAEVGFGDVSVRLAGELVTCYLFSFRLSYSGKAVHRVFASCGQEAFFEGHAHALRTLGGVPRSKVRYDNLKAAVARVLGLSRARVETDRWIAFKSHFGIESFYCRPGIDGAHEKGGVEGQIGYFRRNHFTPVPEVASLSELNELVEQWDQHDGRRRIGSRPRTIDEYFEVERPLLMPLPEEPFETGRVFTPRVDRYSQIAVRTNRYSVPVRLIGKRVRVMLHASHLVVYDKNVEVARHERLIAKGSCRLELDHYLEALIRKPGAFPGATALEQARSAGKFTPVHDAWWAAAVKAHGDTEGTRALIEVLLMARHIPHEHLVAGLATALRAGALTADAVALEARKAAQTEDEPAPATSSALATGQPPATVTFLHEWKLNHLPPDTRPLPSVTPYDQLLRRRASGGDHREGEAQ